In a genomic window of Nostoc sp. UHCC 0870:
- a CDS encoding glycosyltransferase family 4 protein, with translation MTIDQSNLLKLLMLSTPVGAIGSGVGGGVELTLSNIVQEMSRRGHTVKIVAPSGSVVKNVSVVEISGEVQTPAQTQTRDEPIILPKNSVLANMWDYAHQVQTDYDLIVNFAYDWLPLYLTPFFSRPIAHLISMGSLTDAMDGILEQIATNFPGTIGVHSLTQAQTFTFAEECRCLANGMDLSIYDFCGEPGDSLAWVGRIAPEKALEDAVAAAQITGFTLKIFGFKQNEQYWQEILQQYPNAPIEYVGFLPTEQLQQELGKCRALLVTPRWVEAFGNVAIEALACGVPVIAYRRGGLTEIVKDGETGFLVEPDSVDGLVNAIAQLDKIDRRACRQQAEVEYSQQAMGDRTEQWFRDIVRYKNPTPNPLRASKEGAMIYPCD, from the coding sequence ATGACTATAGATCAAAGTAATTTGCTCAAGTTGCTAATGTTATCTACCCCTGTGGGTGCGATTGGTTCGGGTGTGGGAGGCGGTGTAGAACTGACTCTCAGCAATATTGTCCAGGAAATGAGCCGACGCGGACATACTGTAAAAATAGTAGCTCCTAGTGGGTCAGTAGTAAAAAATGTGTCAGTTGTAGAAATTTCCGGTGAAGTGCAGACACCAGCGCAAACTCAGACTCGTGATGAGCCAATTATTTTGCCGAAAAATTCTGTCTTGGCGAATATGTGGGACTATGCTCACCAAGTTCAGACAGATTATGATTTAATCGTCAACTTTGCCTATGATTGGCTACCTTTATATCTGACTCCATTTTTTAGCCGTCCCATCGCTCATTTAATTAGCATGGGTTCTTTAACCGATGCAATGGACGGCATACTTGAGCAAATAGCAACTAACTTTCCTGGTACGATTGGCGTTCATTCACTGACACAAGCACAGACGTTTACTTTTGCAGAGGAATGTCGTTGTTTAGCTAATGGAATGGACTTATCGATTTATGATTTCTGTGGTGAACCCGGTGATTCCTTGGCTTGGGTAGGTAGAATTGCACCGGAAAAAGCTTTAGAAGATGCAGTAGCAGCAGCGCAAATTACCGGATTTACCCTAAAAATCTTTGGGTTTAAACAAAATGAACAATATTGGCAAGAAATTTTGCAACAATATCCCAATGCTCCCATAGAATATGTAGGCTTTCTCCCCACTGAGCAACTACAACAGGAATTAGGTAAATGTCGGGCGTTATTAGTTACACCGCGTTGGGTAGAAGCTTTCGGTAATGTGGCGATTGAGGCGTTAGCCTGTGGTGTACCTGTGATTGCTTATCGTCGTGGGGGACTCACGGAAATTGTCAAAGATGGTGAAACGGGCTTTTTAGTAGAACCAGATAGCGTTGACGGATTGGTGAATGCGATCGCACAATTAGATAAAATCGATCGCCGTGCTTGTCGTCAACAGGCTGAGGTAGAATATTCTCAACAAGCAATGGGCGATCGCACTGAGCAGTGGTTTAGAGATATAGTGAGGTACAAGAACCCCACCCCCAACCCCCTAAGAGCAAGCAAGGAGGGGGCTATGATATACCCATGTGATTAG
- a CDS encoding S66 peptidase family protein → MKSTILPEPLKRGDLLRVIAPSGALREFADFERGLEIWRSRGYYIEVTSDIDQRWGYLANTDKNRRHQLATAWQDPDCRGILCARGGFGSTRILENWHWQVKSTPKWLIGFSDITALLWSLYNAGISSVHGPVLTTLADEPDWSIERLFNFLEGRPLTPLQGCGWGGGVATGLLLPGNLTVATHLLSTAIQPNFDGVILALEDVTEAPYRIDRMLTQWRLSGLLAKVSGIALGGFTKCEAPTNIPSFSVEEVVRDRLGDLGIPIVSDLPFGHDSPNAALPVGVLVTLDADQGTLTNHH, encoded by the coding sequence ATGAAATCGACTATCTTACCTGAACCTCTCAAAAGAGGAGATTTATTGCGAGTGATTGCGCCTAGTGGTGCTTTGCGAGAATTTGCAGACTTTGAGCGCGGTCTAGAAATCTGGCGATCACGCGGTTATTATATAGAAGTTACCTCTGATATTGATCAGCGTTGGGGATATTTAGCAAACACAGATAAAAACCGCCGTCATCAATTAGCTACTGCTTGGCAAGATCCCGATTGTCGCGGTATTCTCTGTGCTAGAGGTGGTTTTGGTAGCACTCGCATCTTAGAAAATTGGCATTGGCAAGTTAAATCGACTCCTAAATGGCTGATTGGCTTTTCTGATATCACAGCTTTATTATGGAGTCTTTACAACGCAGGTATATCTAGTGTTCACGGCCCTGTCCTGACGACATTAGCCGATGAGCCAGATTGGTCAATTGAGCGTTTATTCAATTTTTTAGAAGGACGACCCCTCACACCACTTCAAGGTTGTGGTTGGGGTGGAGGTGTGGCTACTGGTCTATTACTTCCAGGAAATCTCACAGTGGCTACCCATCTTTTAAGCACAGCCATTCAACCTAATTTTGATGGTGTAATTTTAGCCTTAGAAGATGTCACAGAAGCACCATACCGCATCGACCGGATGCTAACGCAGTGGCGTTTAAGTGGTCTTTTAGCCAAAGTTAGCGGTATTGCTTTAGGTGGTTTTACTAAATGCGAAGCACCTACAAATATACCCAGCTTTAGTGTAGAGGAAGTTGTGCGCGATCGCCTGGGTGATTTGGGTATTCCCATTGTTTCTGACTTACCATTTGGTCATGACAGTCCTAATGCAGCCTTACCTGTGGGTGTATTGGTCACTTTAGACGCAGATCAAGGTACATTAACCAATCACCATTGA